Within Gemmatimonadaceae bacterium, the genomic segment CGTTGGTGTACAGCGAGAATGGGCTCGCCGTGGTCCAGTTCATGGCGACCTTGACCTCGGGCTGCGATGAGGTGGCGCCGAATCCGCTGGCGCCGGTCGGAAGGGTCGTCGCCGCCAACAGCGCGATGTTCGGCGCCCACGAGTGAACGCTGTCCGGCGCAGACCGGAGATTCAGCTTCGCCCCGAGCTTGAAGTCTTCCACACCTCCGGTCCTCGGCGCGCCGGACGCCGAGCGAAAGCCATATGAGTTTCCAAATAGGCGCGCCTCGGTCCGCGCGCCGAGACCAAGGCGCAGCAGCGTCTCGCCGGCTGAGAAGTATTCGGTTCGCGAGCCGGACGGGCCGACGCGATCGTCCGTCGCACCGGCCTCGAGCTGCACCGCGCCGCCCGCCAGGGCGACCGGAGTGTCCGTATATCCAGGCCGATCGGCGACGACGGGACCGGGCACGCCGAGGTGGGCGCACGCACCGAGTACACCGGTCATCGCGAGCCGAATGACGACCCGCGTTCTGGCGCGCGTCCTCACGCGCGTTCCGGCGCGCGTTCTATAGATAGGCGTGTTCCCCATGCAGCGACTCGTCGAGCCCCAGTTCCTCGTCGGCCGCGCTGACCGTGACGGGGGTGATGGCGTGGATCACTGCCAGCATCCCGTACGTGAAGACGAACGCGTACGCCGCCGCCGCGATCACGGCCAGCGACTCCTTGACGAAGAACGCCGTGTTGCCGTGCACCAACCCGTCCGATCCGGACGGGTTCATGGCTTTGTCGGCGAAGATCGCCAGGGCGAAGACGCCCAGCATTCCCCCGACGCCGTGAACGCCCCACACGTCGAGCGCGTCGTCCCATTGCATCTTGTTCTTGAGCGAGATCGCGTAATAGCACACGACGCTCGCGGCGATGCCGATCAGAATCGCCGTCGACGTCGTGACATAGCCCGCCGCCGGCGTCACGGCCGCCAATCCCGCGATCGATCCGGTGAGGAGTCCCACGAACTTCGGTTTTCGCTCGTAGAACCACGCCAGCACCAACCACGTGATCGCGGCGAACGAGGCGGCGACGTCGGTGTTCAGAAACGCCAGCGCGGTAACCGAGTCGACTTTGAGCTCGCTGCCCGCGTTGAACCCGTACCAGCCGAACCACAGCAAACCCGTGCCGAGTGCCACGAGCGGAATGCTGTGCAGTCCCGCGTCGGGCACGCGCCGCCGGCCGACGTAGAACACCGCGGCGAGAGCCGCGAACCCCGCCGTGGCGTGGACGACGATTCCTCCCGCGAAGTCGAGGATGCCGCGCGCCTGAAGGAGTCCACCACCCCAGACCATGTGGGCCACGGGGAAGTACACCAGCATCAACCAGGCGACGAGGAACAGGAGATACGCCTTGAACGTCACACGGTTGGCGAACGCACCCGTGATGAGCGCGGGCGTGATCTGCGCGAACATCATTTGATACGCCACGAACACGATCAACGGAATCGTCGGCGATCCCGGGAACGGCGTGAACGGGTCGACGCCGCGAAGGAACGCCATGTCGAAGTTGCCGATGATACCGGCGATGTCCGGATTCGTTGCGCTCTGGTAGCTGCCGCTGAACGCCATCGAGTAGCCGCACACCACCCACAGCACGGTCGTCACGCCCATCGAGACGAAGCTCTGGAGCATGATCGTGAGGACGTTCTTGCGTCCGACGAGGCCGCCGTAGAAAAAGGCGAGGCCCGGCGTCATGAGCATGACCAGGCTCGTCGAGACCAGCATGAACGCTATGTTGCCGGTATCCCAGTGCATCGGTGTCCTCCGAGAAGTGACGCGAATATGGGACGGCTGACGGCGTCTGTCACGGCGGACCCGCGTGCCGCACCTTCTCGACCAGCGCGACGAACCGCGGATTGCCTCTCAACTCGCGAAAATAGGCCT encodes:
- a CDS encoding transporter yields the protein MGNTPIYRTRAGTRVRTRARTRVVIRLAMTGVLGACAHLGVPGPVVADRPGYTDTPVALAGGAVQLEAGATDDRVGPSGSRTEYFSAGETLLRLGLGARTEARLFGNSYGFRSASGAPRTGGVEDFKLGAKLNLRSAPDSVHSWAPNIALLAATTLPTGASGFGATSSQPEVKVAMNWTTASPFSLYTN
- a CDS encoding ammonium transporter, whose protein sequence is MHWDTGNIAFMLVSTSLVMLMTPGLAFFYGGLVGRKNVLTIMLQSFVSMGVTTVLWVVCGYSMAFSGSYQSATNPDIAGIIGNFDMAFLRGVDPFTPFPGSPTIPLIVFVAYQMMFAQITPALITGAFANRVTFKAYLLFLVAWLMLVYFPVAHMVWGGGLLQARGILDFAGGIVVHATAGFAALAAVFYVGRRRVPDAGLHSIPLVALGTGLLWFGWYGFNAGSELKVDSVTALAFLNTDVAASFAAITWLVLAWFYERKPKFVGLLTGSIAGLAAVTPAAGYVTTSTAILIGIAASVVCYYAISLKNKMQWDDALDVWGVHGVGGMLGVFALAIFADKAMNPSGSDGLVHGNTAFFVKESLAVIAAAAYAFVFTYGMLAVIHAITPVTVSAADEELGLDESLHGEHAYL